The stretch of DNA GATGATGAGCCCGGAGCTGCCTGGGCTTCTCAAAAAAAGTTTCAGTCGCAACCGCAAAAAATTCTGCTGGGTTTTTAGTCCCGTAGCTGTCCATCACCGTCGGATATCGTCGCCCTACGGCCTGACAAAGCTGGTCGTAGGCGTTGCTCATGACCTCACGCCAGCGGACATAGTCAGTCCGTTTCTTGAGGATGGGTACGCCTTCGGCTTTGCCATCTTCCTGATCGAGCTGGTGAGCAAATTCGTGCAGGATCAGGTTGTGGCCATCTCTCCAGTTGCGCGCGTCTGCCTGAATCTCTTGCCAGGTCAGCAGCACCTGATCCCGCGACCATGATTCGCCCAGCCGGACTTCCTGCCGTTCTTCCACCACGTAGGGGCCGTTGGCGGCGGGCTGCTTCACGATATAGGCATCGGGATAGATCAAGATCGACTTGAGTTTGGGGAAGTAGGTGCTGCGCTCGTTGAGTAGCAGCAGGCAGGCCACCGCAGCGATAGTCACCTTCATCTCTTCACTGACCTGCAGACCCCGACAGCCAATAAACTGTTTCTCTGCCAAAAAGACCTGGATGTGTCCCTGTAGCCGCTGCCGCTGATTGGGTGAAAGCTGGTGGTAGATCGGTAAGTTTTGCTCGATCAGAGCTCGCCAAAGGGGGGGCAGCGGCTGTTTTTTAAGACGCTCCCGGTGCTGCCGCTGCAGTAGCGGCTGGATAAAAATTCCTACTGCAATCAGGCTAACCGTCAGCAGCACAATCAGGGCTTGAAGCATTGCTCTTGGGGGTGGGCCTGCTAGGCCGATTTGGGCTTCTTTTCAGTCTAGGAAGCAGGCCTGCATTTGAGTGACACTGTCAGCTTTTTCACCCCTTAGAGGAAGCTGTGGGAAAAATCGGGCGTTAACGGTCTAGCAGATCATCCAGTTCAACATAGTCAGGTAGGGTGGTGTCGATGGCCTTGCCTTGGCGTAGAACAATGCGATCGCATTGTGGCCGTGACAGCAACTCATTAAACGTTCTGGCTTTGAAACACACCAAATCTGCCGGTTGCCCAACGGCTAGAGTGCCCGGTGTTTTTAGCCCCATCATGGCAGCGGGGGTAGCGGTGACTGCCTGGGGCCAATCGCCAATAGGCCGATCTAGCTGCCCAATCCGCACTGCCTGGGTAAAGACCTCTAGCCCGTCTAGATCGCCGTAGGCATAAAAAACATCGCGGGTATTGTCGCTGGAAAAAGCCACAGGAACGCCCTGGGCCTTAAGTTCGGGCAGCAGGGTGACGCCCCGCCGCCGAGGCATACGGCCGATCTGCCGATCCTGCAAAAACAGGTTGCACATCGGCAGGCTAATCACGCCAATATCGGCCTTTTTAACCCAGCGTATCGTCTCTGCTGCCACCTCCCACGACTGCACCGACAGGCTGCAGCAGTGGCCGCAGACTACAGTGCCGCTATAGCCATTTCGCAGTTTGGCCTGAGCTACATGCCGCAGGGCCATAGCGGCTGGATTTAGATTCTCATCTACGTGTAGGTCGAGGTCTAGGCCCCGCGTTTGGGCTAGCTGAAAGAGCTGGTCTAGCTGCTGATCCAGGTTGGGATTGGGATAGGCTACTGCGCCCAAAATACCGCTGCTCTCAGCCACCAGATCTGCCAAAGCCGAAACCTGGTCAGTCTCGAAGGCTTCAATCGGCAGCAGACTGGCCGCCTGTAGCTCCAGTCGTCCCGCCCATTCTTGCCGCAGCGTTCTAAAAACCGAAAAGCTAATTTCGGCCTGGTCGTCTAGGGCATCGAGATGGGTACGCAGGGCGCGGGTGCCGTGCGCGTAAGCACACTTGAGGGCAAACTCCATGCGGCGATAGAGATCTTCAGAGCGCCAGTACTTGATCCGGTCGATGTCAATCTGCTTGAGGGCCTGCTCAAAAGTGCCGCTGGGGTTAGCAGTGCGGTGCCAGGTGTGGCTCTTGTCTAGATGCGTGTGGATAT from Pseudanabaena sp. FACHB-2040 encodes:
- a CDS encoding M90 family metallopeptidase gives rise to the protein MLQALIVLLTVSLIAVGIFIQPLLQRQHRERLKKQPLPPLWRALIEQNLPIYHQLSPNQRQRLQGHIQVFLAEKQFIGCRGLQVSEEMKVTIAAVACLLLLNERSTYFPKLKSILIYPDAYIVKQPAANGPYVVEERQEVRLGESWSRDQVLLTWQEIQADARNWRDGHNLILHEFAHQLDQEDGKAEGVPILKKRTDYVRWREVMSNAYDQLCQAVGRRYPTVMDSYGTKNPAEFFAVATETFFEKPRQLRAHHPALYTELEQYYQLDPAAWG
- a CDS encoding cytosine deaminase, with protein sequence MAVSSFASVPDTAHYWLANARIPLALLTRDGAPSDPIPWLAAAPQSEDLVAVNIEIKGGAIATLTPASLHVPEGAAACDLHQGLVWPCFVDIHTHLDKSHTWHRTANPSGTFEQALKQIDIDRIKYWRSEDLYRRMEFALKCAYAHGTRALRTHLDALDDQAEISFSVFRTLRQEWAGRLELQAASLLPIEAFETDQVSALADLVAESSGILGAVAYPNPNLDQQLDQLFQLAQTRGLDLDLHVDENLNPAAMALRHVAQAKLRNGYSGTVVCGHCCSLSVQSWEVAAETIRWVKKADIGVISLPMCNLFLQDRQIGRMPRRRGVTLLPELKAQGVPVAFSSDNTRDVFYAYGDLDGLEVFTQAVRIGQLDRPIGDWPQAVTATPAAMMGLKTPGTLAVGQPADLVCFKARTFNELLSRPQCDRIVLRQGKAIDTTLPDYVELDDLLDR